A window from Bacillota bacterium encodes these proteins:
- a CDS encoding HU family DNA-binding protein, producing MNKTDLIAAVAEKTGTTKKNAGTIVDAVFETISEALSAGDKVTLVGFGTFEVRDRAARKGVNPSTKETIEIPASKVPAFKAGKGLREAVAK from the coding sequence ATGAACAAGACGGATCTGATTGCAGCGGTCGCGGAGAAGACCGGAACTACCAAGAAGAATGCCGGCACCATCGTTGATGCCGTATTCGAGACCATCTCCGAGGCTCTGTCTGCAGGGGACAAGGTTACCCTTGTAGGATTTGGTACCTTTGAGGTACGAGATCGTGCCGCTCGCAAGGGCGTCAATCCTTCCACCAAGGAAACCATCGAGATCCCAGCTTCTAAGGTCCCTGCTTTTAAGGCCGGTAAGGGCCTCAGAGAAGCCGTGGCTAAGTAA